A region of Astatotilapia calliptera unplaced genomic scaffold, fAstCal1.2 U_scaffold_12, whole genome shotgun sequence DNA encodes the following proteins:
- the LOC113017412 gene encoding HLA class II histocompatibility antigen, DR alpha chain-like, producing the protein MKMKELLLFLSCVLCVSADVLHEDIAITGCSDSDGEDMLGLDGEEVAYADFNKQEMIYPQPPFVDRITYREGVYEGAVADQQICRENMKLFGKGMKDFPLERDAPSGVMIYTRDEVEFGENNTLICHVTGFYPAPVNVSWTKNEQKVTGSSINVPYLNKDGTFRQTSRLQFTPQLGDIYRCAVEHLALTEPLTKIYEVEASARSDPGVGPSVFCGVGLTLGLLGVAAGTFFLVKGNECS; encoded by the exons ATGAAGATGAAGgagctgctcctcttcctctcctgtgtcctctgtgtctctgctgATG TTCTTCATGAGGACATTGCTATCACTGGCTGTTCAGACTCTGATGGAGAGGACATGTTAGGACTGGACGGTGAAGAGGTTGCCTACGCAGACTTCAACAAACAGGAGATGATCTACCCTCAGCCTCCTTTTGTTGATCGTATCACTTACAGGGAAGGAGTTTATGAAGGAGCTGTGGCTGATCAACAAATCTGCAGAGAGAACATGAAGCTTTTTGGTAAAGGCATGAAGGACTTCCCTCTAGAACGCG ATGCTCCTTCAGGTGTGATGATCTACACCAGAGATGAGGTGGAGTTTGGAGAGAATAACACTCTGATCTGTCACGTGACTGGTTTCTATCCTGCTCCTGTCAACGTCTCCTGGACCAAGAACGAGCAGAAGGTCACAGGATCCAGCATCAACGTTCCCTATCTAAACAAAGATGGGACCTTCAGACAGACGTCCAGACTGCAGTTCACCCCACAGCTGGGAGACATCTACAGATGTGCAGTGGAACATCTGGCCCTGACTGAACCGCTGACCAAGATCTATG AGGTGGAGGCGTCCGCTCGCTCTGATCCAGGTGTTGGACCCTCTGTGTTCTGTGGAGTGGGTCTGACTCTCGGTCTGCTCGGTGTGGCTGCTGGAACCTTCTTCCTCGTCAAAGGAAACGAGTGCAGCTGA
- the LOC113017413 gene encoding H-2 class II histocompatibility antigen, E-S beta chain-like encodes MASSFLCLSLLFISLSTADGFKMYTVDRCNFNSTDLKDIQLIDSYYYNMMEVVRFDSNVGEYVGYTEYGVKNAELWNSGAYLTQVKTEKETYCQHNIGGWYSNPLSKSATPYVRLHSSTPPSGIHQAMLVCSVYDFYPKNIKVSWLRDGQEVSADVTSTEEMADGDWYYQTHSHLEYTPRSGEKISCVVEHASLEKPLITDWDPSSSMPESERNKLAIGASGLILGLILSLAGFIYYRRKARGRILVPSN; translated from the exons ATGGCTTCATCCTTCCTCTGCCtcagcctcctcttcatcagCCTCAGCACAGCAG ATGGATTCAAAATGTATACGGTGGATCGCTGTAACTTTAACTCCACTGATCTGAAGGACATCCAGTTAATCGACTCTTACTATTACAACATGATGGAGGTCGTCAGGTTTGACAGCAATGTGGGAGAGTATGTTGGATACACTGAGTACGGAGTGAAGAACGCAGAGCTGTGGAACAGTGGTGCATACCTGACTCAAGTGAAAACTGAGAAGGAGACGTACTGCCAACACAACATTGGTGGCTGGTACAGCAACCCTCTGTCTAAATCAG CTACGCCCTACGTCAGACTTCACTCCAGTACGCCTCCTTCTGGTATCCATCAAGCCATGTTGGTCTGCAGCGTCTATGACTTCTACCCCAAAAACATCAAAGTGAGCTGGCTGAGAGATGGACAGGAAGTCAGCGCTGATGTCACTTCCACTGAGGAGATGGCAGATGGTGATTGGTACTACCAgacccactcacacctggagtACACACCCAG GTCTGGAGAGAAGATCTCCTGTGTGGTGGAGCACGCCAGCCTGGAGAAACCTCTGATCACTGACTGGG ATCCCTCCTCGTCCATGCCTGAGTCAGAGAGGAACAAGCTCGCCATCGGAGCCTCAGGACTGATTCTGGGTCTGATCTTATCTCTGGCTGGATTCATCTACTACAGGAGGAAGGCCCGAG GTCGTATCCTGGTTCCCAGTAACTGA